The DNA window ACATGGTGTAGGTCATTTGTAAAGGTGCCAGATTTTCAAATGcttaatgtaaatattctagtgtgaaattatgaatattttcacatccagtcattttgttttgcttacaaaaaaagctattttttgcTAAAATTGACTCAACATGAGACCATCCatgatgtagatgagtttgtttttctcaTCAGAGGAGATTTGGAGTCATTTAGTATTGCTTCAGTTGCTCactaatggatcctctgcagtaaatgggtgccattATTATGTTCTGGTATTTTAGTTTAAAGCTTAAAATCTTAATCATAGATTTGTTTCGTACAagcatgcagcttttcatttcacaaaatactggagttgtgtggattagattactgtgatgtttttatcagctgtttgaactttcattctgacggcacccattcacattcATCATTTGATTCAATTAATATCTCTGTCTTTTTCCAGTGACGCGGATTGCACGATTAAATGAGATTGTGGTTCTACCGTGTCGCTCGAGATCCAGACTGGCGGATGTGACTTGGAGGTTTTCGGACAACAGAGTCGTTCCTCAGTTAATGTACATGCAGAGGGCAGATGACAGTCTTGTTTTTACAGTCACTCCAGAGACCTTGAAAACCTACCTCTGCGTGTCTGAGGAGCTGGGCTTCAAACAAACCATCGCCGCCTTTGCTGTAACTCTCCCTGTCTTCCCTCGTTCTTTCCCTCCTCCATCAGATCGCCAACCTGACGTAACCCTGAACTCTGACGAGGACCCAAAAACAGAGCCCATCTCTGATTACTACACAGCATTTGAGTTTGACGAATCTGAACCTACAAAAGAGGAAAGGACGGATGCATTTATGACACCAGACAGGACCAATGAGAAAAAAGCTAGGACTAATCCTCAGTCTACTATAAACATAAACACTGCAGGAAAAGACATCGTTTGCGTTGCACAGAAGAGTTACTATAACGAAATGGTTGCTTTTTGCCTCTTGTTCGTCTTTTGTCTCTTTGTATTCATTGCTTTTGTGGTTCTTTGGAGGCGCAGTATGAGGTGCAACAAAACCACACCTCAGAAACAACCTAAAGACGCGGAATCAGACAATATCTGGCAAACAGAACTGGACGAGCAGAAAAGCTGAGCCCTaagctaaactaaaaaaatgatgCTTGACCCATATTTAGTCTGGAAAAATCTAGTGATCGCTAGAATTTTAgcaaaatattgcataatatgTATAGGCTAAtcgtttgattttatttatattttaggatTTTAGGAAATCATGCTTGTTTTGTCAAAACTGTTGTTCGGTCAGTGCTGAAATtcagttttggtttgttttttctttttaggatTTTAAGGTAAGATAGCCCCGCGTCATGAAAAAAATGgcttgtttacaaaaaaaagggataatttgcacaaaaaaattaattaagaaGAAAATGTATGACTTACAGTTCTTTTCacagtgtataaataaaatatcgcatttatatataataaaagaataaatacttTCTGACAGAAGTTCCACCTCTGTGCCTGAAGGGGTTAAATAGAATCAGTGGGAGGAGAAGGAAGTTTTATTTCCCGTTAGGctttttctgttgttctgtcgGTAAATGAGGTCGCTCCTGAACCGATCCGTCTGAACAAGCGGCAAGTAAACAGGTAAACGTACGGTATTTTGTTTAGACGGGATACACACGTTTATAAGTTCGTCCTAAACTAAAATCACTGTCATGGTGGCTGTTTGTGGAAAGCTGGCACGCTGCCTACCTGCGCAACGTTATTGTCTTAAACTCCAGCAGTCGGGTCTGCTAAAACAGTATCAGTGGCGTTCGAGATGGCGTTCTTACGACGCTACTGTTTATGTCTTACTTTATATGTTTACTATATGCATTCACAGTTAGTGAAGAATTGTGACTGATAGTCCAGTTCGATGGATTCATAAATGAGTATTCAGCGATACAGTAGCTATAAAGTGAAACACAGGGCAGTAATGAAGGTGCCTGATAAAACACACCTGTTGTTTAGGCTATAACTAGAATAAATAACagcataattaaattatttttatatcacaAACTGTATACACAGTGAACAGTCTTATGCGAGCTATAACAGTGGCTTAAGATCTGCAACATTAAAAGCAGGTTTGACGAGCTAGTTCATATGGCGTCTTGTTTCCTTGTTGTGGCAGCATTAAGGTGAGCCTCATATTTCTGTGAGATATGGCCTCTTCAATGACTACTGAGGCGAACGGAGTGAGGGTAGTGACTCATGTTATTCCACTGGAGGAAAAAACACAGTCTCTCGGACCTGAAGACCAGCTCGGGTGAACTAGAAGAGTCCAACCTGTCGGCAAAAAACAAGATGTTCCTGAAGGGGAAGCCTCTGTCGCTGGGGGTGAGAGCTGGACTTGCAGTTTCACAACTATGTTAAATATTGCTTCTTATTTTTTGCAGCATGCAAGCCTTGGAGTTGTTTTTAGCCTGCAAGAATGTTGTAACAGATCACTTTTTCACACAACCGTTCTTCTAATGTTTAGAGGAAAGCGATTCAGGACTGTCAGATTTAAAGTATATTGTactgaagtgtttgtgtgtgtttgtgtagttgGTGCAGGTGTTTATTGGCGTGGTGGTCATGACTCTGTGCACCATTACCGTGCTCGTGGACATGCTGAATATTGAGACTGTAATGTCCCTCGGACTTCCTGTGAGTAAACATTTTGAGCCCTGGCGTTTTTacacaatatacaaaaatacacaataaatgcCACTGAAATAACAGAAGaaatatgatcatttatataaagaGGCGGTGGTTAAAAGAGGGTTGGAAATTTtccaaatgttttgaaaaatgttcacaaaaaatTTCCAAATTTTCGCAACCCTATttctaatttggttttgttttgttcttattgcatttttttttttaaattctgaaaatgtattaatggaCATTTTTCAAAGATTTCTACTgggactatttatttatttatttgtttatttatttatgcatttgttgaaagtttgtttgtaatttttcattattacttttGAAAGACTCCATGtatattttggttattttgtatttatttatttattatataatatgttgtaaatttgtatatatttatttttatataattgtgtgtgttgtgtgtgtgtgtgtgtgtgtgtgtatatatatgtatatatatatatatatatatatatatatatatatatatatatatatatatatatatatatatatatatatatatatatatatatagctgaatTGTGAGATTGAACTATTTCCTGAATATAGCAACTGTTActgaatgaatttatttttgcttttaattttaaaaagtaaaatgtttaatgcatttttttttaattttattacaatatgGATTTATAGTTGGATATAATACAGCATTTACTTTTAGTCCACAGCTCTGTCAAGTTAGATTTTTCACCCTTCATAGTAAAAAGTTTTGACACCTCTGAAGTTTGTATCAGCTtgataaaatcaaataaatatacacagaaatgattttttttttttttttttttttttttttttttcagtttgtcgTCTCTGGGTCCGTGGCAATTGCTGCACACAAGAGATCCAGTTCTTCTCTGGTGAGCAGACTCTCATATTGGCAGcaagtttatgttttttttttttattcctacaACATTCTGCACCCTTCTGAATAACCTTCAGGATTTCCTTTAGTTTTCAAATGTTCTGAAAACtcttaattctttaaaaaaaatacattcctGTCCTCTGTGTTGGTTTAGATCAAAGCCACGCTGTCCATGAGTGTGATCTGTGCTCTGCTGGCTGCTGCAGGAATCGGCTACTTCAGTTGGGAACTCAGCAACAGACCAGGAGTGGATCCTTGCAGCGATGGAGATTACTGGTCCTGTTCTTACATGATATGGAGATTTAATGTACGTCTGTGACTACTGATGATCTCAAATTTACATTTGATGAATGCAGATGTATTTGTAGCATGTTCGCGAGACAGAAGTTGACTGTCTGTATGCcgtgtgtgatgttttttttatttagagtttGATGGATGGTTTGAAGGGTCTCTTGCTGGTGCTTTGTTTTCTTGAACTGTGCGTGTGCATCTCTCTGGCCATCTTTTCTGCCCGGGCCATCCGACAGGTGAGATCAGACCTCAGTggaggtttatatatatatatatatatgatgatcTGTTTGCGGTTGAAGACCTACGCTTATAAACTTCagttctcagtgtagtcttgatTGCGAAATAACGATGTGATCGTGGAAAATCTTCTCTCTTTATTTCAGAGTGAAACCGATGCCGACCCTTACAACAGTAACTCCAGTCTCCTGAAAGTCGGGGTGGATTGTGTCTCCAACCCCTGAATGGCCACACAGTTCTGGCCAAGGTTTCTCGAGTCAAACGTTTAATCATCATATAGGCTAAATTTGATACTGTCTGCTTTCTATAGTTCTTTCTTTTTGCTGGGATTCTTATATACAAGGCAAGATTTTCCACTAGAATTTGTACTTTTTGACATTTCTACATGGTGATGTTCTTCTATGAGGCCTATTACACAGTGCTTGCtaaattttatgaataaaatgcacTACGTTTCATTATATTTCTCGCAGttttattgaatacatttaattgtaaCCGTTGTGTCATATGCTTTAAATACTCGAGCTCTTAAAACTCcgattggctgtcagtgttttaaagtttattagCTGGAAAAAGCAGTACTTTTTCAATACATTCCCAATGTTGGGGGAAACgtataataaaagtataatttgtTCTCTGGTAAAGatcttaaagaaaataaagttttattttttacgaAAGCCCATTTCAgctgcaaaagaaaaatgtgttggTAGATAATTGCAAGGCTATTACATGCTAAATCATAATTGTgacacaaaaatgtgaaattgagATGCTAAGTCATTATCATTTACGATAAACCCCGACTTTCACAGACCGGGCTAAGCCTagactaaaatataaatctgagctgttttaactgaaataaactcaCATGGACTGATCTTCAAACATGTCAGTGCTTTTGTTTAATCTTAAAATacacaatgctttttttcaaggcatgtttataattatttaaatttcctAATCGAATTATGGCCTAATCCGTTTAACCCCCGTCTGTGAAACCGGCCTAAATAATATAAGCTGAAATTATGACATGACATAAATTACAATTGTGACATCAAAAGAAACTATGAGAAGTCTTTATGccataattagtttttaaacataggacaaaatgtaaatgtgtgagCACGTACCAATCGAGTATCCTCGCTCTTGACCGTTGGTGCTTTGacttgcaataataataatgactttatattttattacttcatCTCATAACTATGACACGTCATAGTTTTGCCTTTCATGTAATAATTATGACTTCTGACAATGAGTTTAGTATATTATTTACTCCAGTGTACTTTTACGAAGGCCCTTTTAGTTACAATAagtaactaaaataacacaatttagGAAATCCCGTCGTTTGGGGATGAATTCAAATAAGAAGCAtcttcatgtttatttgttttagcttattttttgagtttttgctTTCAATCATCTTGCAGCCCTCATGGAAGTTTGCCGAGGGCCACGGAGCCCTGGTTGAGAGCCGCTTCTTCACTCTTTACCGCGGTCACATCGATAGCCTATACGTGCATAGACATTATTTAGGGAGAAGAACACAAACAGCTGTTTCTCGATTTTACAAGCCTGCACTTTCTCCTAGCGCACTCTTGACTCAGCTCTTCTCTTCTACATAATTCATAACCGGTTTAAAAATACCCCGCTCTCGAGCGCTCGCAAGGGTGTTTTGTGGAATAAGGGCCGGTGGGATGAGTGAGTTGTGATCGGGACCGAGCCAACCTGGTTTTCTCCCTGTTTAGCCGCCGCCTCCCTTCATGACATCAACACTGCGGAGAGCCGCCGCGCGCTCAGACTCTGCTGCAGAACGCCAGTGCGCAAAGGTAAGCGAGCGCTCCCCGGCACGCGCCAGCACGTTAGTGCGCTTCAAACATTGAAAAACACCCTTCTCGGTGTGCATGAAAGCGTTGGCTTGTAGCATCCGCGCCGTTTTGTTGACGTGAGCTGTTGTGATTGCGTTTGCAGCGGATCGTGTGGTGTATTGATGAGCGATTGGTGATCTATCAGCATGTCGCTGTACGCGTCTCAGACTAAAGCGTTTAAGAGCGCAGAGCCCAGGACACTTGGCGTGAGTTTCACTACAGCGCACTGTCACGTTattaaatagacattttgtCGCCGGATCATtggctaaagatgtttttttttatctactaGCCTGTATCGTTAAGCTTGATTTTTACAGTCAGGGCACATTGTTTACATATCGATGGTATGTTGCATGCGAGTTTTTGGACATTCAGTCAGTGCTGTCTTATAGAATATCATATTTAGGCTCCAGCTGAACGTGAACGCACATGtggtatatttaataaatgacatttggCCAGCATCCAAGGACACACCCATATCTGAGatgcaacacacacatacacactgacaGACTGAACTCAATGAAATCAACACATAACAGATAAATTTCAATCCAACTTCACTGGCGTGCAAAATAAAGTATCTTGATTTATTTgccttttattatatatttgtagacTCAACgcttgcagttttattttagatagatTTTACTTGCAAAAAAATGTTGCGTTGCATTGCAAAGCTGCGGTTAGTTTACAATTGTAACATTTTGTGTGCTTTGGTTTAGGCTATCGAGATCATAATTGGAGTGTTTACGGTCATTTTGAGCTCAGTTGTGTATAAGCTGCACTACCATATCCAGCGCGAAATCATCATCCTCATTGTCAACGGTGCTCAGGTACAGGACCCGCACGCACTCGAATACATTTAAGATGCTTAAACTCGGTCGTGTAAAACATGTCTCTATTTCATGCAGCTTGTCATAACTGGTGTTGTCCTGGTGCACACTGGGAGGAAGCCATCCAAATGCCTGGTACAGTATAAATATCATCTGGAAATTAGAAAGCGTCACAAATCATGTCAGTCTCGCTCTCTTCATTTAAACCCCTTCGATGTCCCTCCGTCAGAAAGGACCTTGCACCTCCTCATCCTGTATTGACCACATGAAGTGCAGTCTCAGCAACAGTAGTCTTGTGTAATCAAACTTTTGACAGCAAAGGTCCtctttgcatattatttttgcCAAGAACTTAGATTGCCAGACATTAATTGACTTATTTTTGCCACTTTGCCTTTTATTGTGATaggatagttttttttaaaagttgacaAGCAAACTGGGAAAGATAGAGGAGGACCAGATTGGGAAAGATTCTTGAACCCGGGATTCAAACTCAAGACAGATGATGACACGCAGTGATCAGAACcacaattagtttttattaatattttgaacccgtttttcattttttacatgttccgttttcatttgaatatattttttttatttagtcatttttaaattattttatctcagtgtctgttttattttttacattttgtaaaatatacatttcagtaCGTTTTAGTGCTTTGTTATTTCTTGTTTAAGGTATATATCAGGTTAAACTAAATTTTAACAacaagctattattattattattattattattattattattattattgttattattattatatttttgtatattttattggaTTAAAGTTTTTCGTTTTACTGTCAGCTTTATTCAGTTACAATAACCGCCAATAGTTCCATCAATATATTTTTGACCATTCATTATTGGAAGATCGTAAATGAGAGTTGTATTTATTGTTGAAATACGTGTCTCTTCGTTCGTCGCAGGTGCTGACAACCATTGTTCTGCAATTACTAACAGCAGCATTTGATATTGTTGGATTTGGGCTCATGGCCAGACACATCCCATTCAGAGGAGAGTCGTACTACTACAGGGACACAGAGGTAAACAAACAGAGAAGCCCATCCTGCTCATCCTCCAGCCGAGACACCCTCATTCCCACAAGTGACTCGATATTTCGAATACTGTAAACAAAGCTGATCATATACTCAGTtattgaaaaaaacacaagaatgtcttcatttgttaaaaaagggaaaatgttATACTTCAACCGGCCCCGCCTTCTTTTTTCATTGCCAAACACTGGATTCAGGCCATTTTATTTCTGCCTGTCCTGTACGTGGAACAGAAAAGCAGATGATATTGAGAGTAGGCATCGGGAGGCTGTACATCGATCTGAACGTCGGTGTCTGTCAGACGGCAGACTGtggttgagtgtgtgtgagtagaaAGAGAGATGTGACTCCAGGCTCTGTCCTGCTTGTTTCAGTGGTGTTGTGACCCACTTCACTCTGTTTGGGCTTGCTgtggagaaggagagaaaggTGGACACAAAGAGGTGAGTCGACGCAGCCGGAAAACCATAAACACATCCTGAGACTCTGAAGCAGATTTGTAATTTGCTTCAAAATGAATCTAATCTCAATTATCCTTTAGCTTTTGACACAATTATTAGCGTTTCAGGTGAGAACTCacaagcatttattaatttagaataACTTTGACCATTGATACGGGTTTTTCAATAACAGGTGATGATACTAATAATTAAAGAGCGGCGTGGACATGTTAATGTAATagtttttgtaatggttttatgattattaataaaaaaatgtttttaatgatttgtatttaattatatatttacattgttatattatttaaattaattaaaaataacaatgtaaatattagatgaaaaactttaaaatgttgcattgtcAAATAACTTGAAGTATAAGCTAAACTACTAAAATTACTTGAAATAGAAATAGTATAATAacgaaaatgacaaaatgacacAACAACATTAGtaaaatttaaactgaaaatatacgaataaaagctaaaatgctataatagtacataaataatgctaaaataacaatgCGATGTATGCAGGCTAATGCAATGTAAtcacagctaaataaaaatagctacaTATATACTCTATATTTGCTTACAAAAATATGCAGAAGTTTTGCATAACGCAACGGCCAAATATTAAAGTCTGTTACCAAATTAGAGTTTTGAAATATGACTGATTAATTGAAGTataacattttccattttcccTCTGTGTGGATATtcatgttttgttattattattatttgcatatgaTTGTGATTTACcatgtaaatactgtatgtatatgtagttTTATCGTAGAGCAGTGCTGCTGTAGTGTACTATTGTATTTGTGGTTTTCGTTACAGTTCTTAGTGAATGGGATCTTGGTGACACTGATCGGCTTCCTGGTGCTAGCATGTATCATTGGTTTGGTTGTGTCTCTTTTTGGGGTCTACGCCCTGTCTGTGAGTGCCATAAAGGTTTGTATTTCTGCTCTTAATAATTGACAATTAAGTTGTGTTTCAGGTATCTATTAATGTTTAAAGGGCTGATTTGACTGtccagtaactttttttttttttttttttaccccaggAGATGACGCCCATCCCTCACTCCACAGCAAACCAACATTATGGTGTTGGAGTTCAGACCCAGAACATGATCCATGCCGGAAACTGACAAAATAAGAGTCATTCAGAGCAGAAAGGCACAGTTTTAGCACAGTTTTACACCAACTGCAAAAGAGGACTGTTTCACCTACAAACCACTCACAGGTAAACAACCAcaactacagaaaaaaaaaaaaaaacttttgtgacgttgtaaataattttttgagaataaaatgGATAAAATCTCGTTTTTTGCTTGGCTGTTGCTCTCACAGGCCGTAGGACTGCTGTAATTTTGAATGCTCGACTTAATAGTTATTCGTACCTCGTTTATTTTCGCTCTTACAAACTGAAGCTTGTTAGCATGAAATGTCTACCCAGAAATCTAGACCAGAATCCAGTGTTATCGATGTATGTTAGAGGGTTAAGTGTGTTTGTCATTCTTAGGATATGTGAAATTAGACACAtagcagaaacagaaaaaggaaTTATGGTGAATGTGAACGGTAAGAAGGTTCTGTGATTCCGTCTTGTTTCATAGCATTTTGTACCACCTTTTGCATGGATCTTTATATCGGTCAACTTGTTTGTTTCAGCCACATGAGGACATATGGGGCTGCATTTATC is part of the Puntigrus tetrazona isolate hp1 chromosome 16, ASM1883169v1, whole genome shotgun sequence genome and encodes:
- the si:dkey-7j14.6 gene encoding LOW QUALITY PROTEIN: membrane-spanning 4-domains subfamily A member 4A (The sequence of the model RefSeq protein was modified relative to this genomic sequence to represent the inferred CDS: deleted 1 base in 1 codon), with amino-acid sequence MASSMTTEANGVRVVTHVIPLEEKTQSSDLKTSSGELEESNLSAKNKMFLKGKPLSLGLVQVFIGVVVMTLCTITVLVDMLNIETVMSLGLPFVVSGSVAIAAHKRSSSSLIKATLSMSVICALLAAAGIGYFSWELSNRPGVDPCSDGDYWSCSYMIWRFNSLMDGLKGLLLVLCFLELCVCISLAIFSARAIRQSETDADPYNSNSSLLKVGVDCVSNP
- the si:dkey-7j14.5 gene encoding uncharacterized protein si:dkey-7j14.5 isoform X2, giving the protein MSLYASQTKAFKSAEPRTLGAIEIIIGVFTVILSSVVYKLHYHIQREIIILIVNGAQLVITGVVLVHTGRKPSKCLVLTTIVLQLLTAAFDIVGFGLMARHIPFRGESYYYRDTEFLVNGILVTLIGFLVLACIIGLVVSLFGVYALSVSAIKEMTPIPHSTANQHYGVGVQTQNMIHAGN
- the si:dkey-7j14.5 gene encoding uncharacterized protein si:dkey-7j14.5 isoform X1, which translates into the protein MSLYASQTKAFKSAEPRTLGAIEIIIGVFTVILSSVVYKLHYHIQREIIILIVNGAQLVITGVVLVHTGRKPSKCLVLTTIVLQLLTAAFDIVGFGLMARHIPFRGESYYYRDTEWCCDPLHSVWACCGEGEKGGHKEFLVNGILVTLIGFLVLACIIGLVVSLFGVYALSVSAIKEMTPIPHSTANQHYGVGVQTQNMIHAGN